Proteins co-encoded in one Montipora capricornis isolate CH-2021 chromosome 12, ASM3666992v2, whole genome shotgun sequence genomic window:
- the LOC138025643 gene encoding G-protein coupled receptor 83-like: MEENHTQCTMQIGFEGEILASICHSFLAVGGSLGNVLLILVIIRTQSIKTVCGLLISNVAVADLMVTSVVMPILVFALIQGFFPQLCLFNPGMTIAMMAALFSAKASILTLTALSIDRCFAICYPLKHKVWVTFTKVKILIAKIWIISLGLPIMETINPGLLHASSIIQTVAVGLCYVAIIISGIFTIRKVRKSSIQISALHNNQGRNSMNADLHQRNKQVAKTVAWVVSLFSLCWLPMGVVVSFDDSRSNHGKLYFWFGTLGLANSVVTPWLYFYRQANYRRALRNLLG, encoded by the coding sequence ATGGAAGAAAACCACACTCAATGCACAATGCAGATCGGATTCGAAGGCGAGATATTAGCCAGTATTTGTCATTCATTTCTAGCTGTTGGTGGATCACTGGGAAACGTTCTGCTTATTCTTGTCATTATTCGGACACAAAGCATAAAAACTGTTTGTGGATTGCTGATATCAAACGTAGCAGTAGCCGACCTTATGGTAACCTCAGTGGTAATGCCGAtccttgtttttgctttgattCAAGGTTTCTTTCCTCAGCTTTGCTTATTTAATCCTGGCATGACCATTGCAATGATGGCAGCGTTGTTTTCTGCCAAAGCTTCGATTTTAACGCTTACAGCGCTTAGTATAGATCGTTGCTTCGCTATCTGCTACCCTCTCAAACACAAGGTCTGGGTCACTTTTACAAAAGTCAAGATACTTATCGCCAAAATATGGATTATTTCTCTGGGTCTTCCAATAATGGAAACGATAAATCCGGGGCTGTTACATGCGTCAAGTATCATCCAAACGGTAGCAGTTGGGCTGTGTTACGTTGCTATCATTATAAGCGGCATATTTACTATCCGAAAAGTTCGCAAAAGTTCCATACAGATCAGTGCTTTACACAACAACCAGGGGCGAAACAGCATGAATGCCGATCTGCATCAAAGAAACAAGCAAGTTGCTAAGACCGTTGCTTGGGTGGTCTCCCTGTTTTCATTGTGTTGGCTTCCCATGGGTGTGGTTGTCAGCTTTGACGATTCAAGAAGTAATCATGGCAAGTTATATTTTTGGTTCGGAACGTTGGGACTTGCTAACTCTGTTGTAACTCCTTGGCTGTATTTCTACAGGCAAGCAAACTATCGCCGTGCTTTGAGAAACTTGCTAGGGTAG